In Rouxiella sp. WC2420, the following proteins share a genomic window:
- a CDS encoding GNAT family N-acetyltransferase yields the protein MSQDKFIHTTPDDPLIVPIIQGLFGEYKARYADFFSNNQEVDPASLYAAPDGVFIVLLRDGQPIAMGAYKRYDENTAELKRIWTDATLRQQGLAKKVVQELERLAFEQGYNRVFLTTGFRQPEAVKLYLSQGYEPQFDITLDREIFSKPPYDGRLRFLKPLSAIAASIEQAVEENAVVNALKEKAYD from the coding sequence ATGAGCCAAGATAAATTTATTCACACTACGCCTGATGACCCATTGATAGTGCCGATTATTCAGGGTCTGTTTGGTGAATACAAAGCGCGGTACGCTGACTTTTTCAGCAATAATCAAGAGGTTGATCCGGCCAGCCTTTATGCTGCGCCTGACGGGGTATTCATTGTGCTGCTGCGCGATGGACAACCTATCGCCATGGGTGCGTATAAACGTTATGACGAAAATACCGCCGAGCTGAAACGCATTTGGACCGACGCCACGCTGCGCCAACAGGGTCTGGCGAAAAAAGTGGTACAGGAACTGGAACGACTGGCGTTTGAGCAAGGCTATAACCGTGTATTTCTGACTACCGGTTTCCGCCAGCCGGAAGCAGTGAAACTTTATCTTTCACAAGGTTATGAGCCACAGTTCGATATCACCCTTGACCGTGAAATATTTTCTAAACCGCCTTACGATGGTCGCCTGCGCTTTCTGAAACCGCTGAGTGCGATTGCCGCCTCAATCGAGCAGGCAGTCGAAGAAAACGCGGTGGTTAATGCGTTGAAGGAAAAGGCCTATGACTGA
- a CDS encoding ABC transporter substrate-binding protein, whose protein sequence is MTHHKKLTAIAVLMTISSLANAANTGIDLIANEKPIDTPKNAQAAAKIPTNFKFVNPGYLTVAVAVLGSAPPFGLFARDNKTVIGSEADIARLVADGLGLKVKLVPASWEDWPLGVTSGKYDAAAYNITVTRDRKTKFDFATYRQDTLGFYVKSTSKITSIKSAPDIAGKRIIVGSGTNQESVLLAWDKENQAKGLKPFTPIYVTDDAAATLALQSGRADAQFGPNVAYAYRAKLTGNTKLVGIVPGGWPKTANIAFTIKKGNGLVDAVQASINSAIANGSYLQVLDRWGESVEKIDHSEINPPGLGD, encoded by the coding sequence ATGACGCATCACAAAAAATTAACCGCCATCGCCGTGCTAATGACTATTTCTTCGCTGGCAAATGCAGCGAATACCGGTATTGATCTGATTGCCAATGAAAAGCCCATTGATACGCCTAAAAATGCTCAAGCCGCGGCAAAAATTCCGACTAACTTTAAATTCGTCAATCCCGGATATTTAACCGTTGCGGTTGCAGTTCTGGGCAGCGCACCGCCTTTTGGCCTTTTCGCTCGTGATAATAAAACGGTGATTGGCAGCGAGGCAGATATCGCTCGCCTGGTCGCCGACGGGCTAGGCCTCAAGGTCAAACTGGTTCCGGCCTCGTGGGAAGACTGGCCGCTGGGCGTGACCTCAGGCAAGTATGACGCCGCGGCCTACAACATTACCGTCACCAGGGATCGTAAAACCAAATTCGATTTCGCGACCTATCGCCAAGACACGCTGGGCTTTTACGTGAAATCCACCAGTAAAATTACGTCGATCAAGTCTGCGCCGGATATTGCCGGAAAACGCATTATTGTCGGCTCCGGCACAAATCAGGAGTCTGTGCTGCTGGCCTGGGATAAAGAAAATCAGGCCAAGGGCCTCAAGCCGTTCACGCCGATATACGTGACCGACGATGCAGCCGCAACGCTGGCTCTTCAGTCCGGGCGCGCCGATGCTCAGTTTGGTCCTAACGTAGCTTACGCCTATCGCGCCAAACTCACTGGCAACACCAAACTGGTCGGTATCGTACCGGGCGGCTGGCCGAAAACCGCCAACATCGCTTTCACAATTAAAAAAGGCAATGGGCTGGTTGATGCAGTTCAGGCCTCAATCAACAGCGCAATTGCCAACGGCAGCTATCTGCAAGTGCTGGATCGCTGGGGTGAGAGCGTCGAGAAGATTGATCATTCTGAGATTAACCCGCCGGGACTCGGCGACTGA
- a CDS encoding LLM class flavin-dependent oxidoreductase, with protein sequence MSQSKKSIKLGLMLHGAGGHMNSWRHHKAPADASVNFPYFRELALRAEAANFDFLFVADGLHINEKSLPHFLNRFEPIALLSALASATQRIGLAGTISTSYSDPFTVARQLATVDNISQGRAGWNVVTSPLAGSARNFGKDHPEHSLRYQIAEEYISVVQGLWDSWEDDAFTRDRESGVFFDASKLHKLNHEGRFFSVEGPLNIQRSPQGQPVIFQAGASDTGIGLAGKSADAVFTNARTLEEAQAYAAKLQSEVAKNNRHPVGIFPGISPIVGTTAEEAEEKYQYLLSLLSVEDALAYLGRFFDHHDFSQYPLDGPFPDVGNLGQNTFRSTTDQIKRRAKEENLTLREIAFQTTLPRGEFFGTPEQVAETFIRWVEEGAATGFIISGPVLNEALDDITRLVLPILADRGYWHPSTEAKTLRERLDIPFKSNRYSQKNKIRESTSIVAK encoded by the coding sequence ATGAGCCAATCGAAGAAAAGTATTAAGCTGGGCCTGATGCTGCACGGAGCAGGCGGTCATATGAATTCATGGCGTCATCATAAAGCGCCAGCGGATGCCAGTGTCAATTTCCCTTATTTTCGTGAACTGGCCCTGCGCGCCGAAGCGGCAAACTTCGATTTCCTGTTTGTTGCCGATGGTCTGCATATTAATGAAAAATCATTGCCACATTTCCTGAACCGCTTTGAACCGATTGCGCTGCTGTCCGCACTGGCCTCTGCTACCCAGCGCATTGGTCTGGCAGGGACAATTTCCACCTCCTATAGCGATCCTTTTACCGTGGCTCGTCAGTTGGCGACGGTTGATAACATCAGTCAGGGGCGTGCAGGCTGGAACGTGGTGACTTCGCCGCTTGCGGGCTCGGCCAGGAATTTTGGCAAGGATCACCCAGAACATTCCCTGCGTTATCAGATTGCTGAAGAATATATCAGCGTGGTGCAAGGTCTATGGGATTCATGGGAAGACGACGCCTTCACCCGCGACCGCGAAAGCGGGGTGTTTTTCGACGCCTCCAAGCTGCATAAGTTGAATCACGAAGGGCGTTTCTTCTCGGTTGAAGGGCCACTGAACATTCAGCGTTCCCCGCAGGGACAGCCGGTTATCTTCCAGGCGGGGGCCTCGGATACCGGGATTGGACTGGCGGGTAAATCTGCCGACGCGGTGTTCACCAATGCCCGTACCCTGGAAGAAGCGCAAGCTTACGCCGCCAAATTGCAGAGTGAAGTGGCGAAAAACAATCGCCATCCGGTGGGCATTTTCCCGGGTATTAGCCCGATTGTGGGAACAACGGCCGAAGAGGCCGAAGAGAAATACCAATATCTGCTTTCATTATTGTCGGTTGAAGATGCCCTGGCCTATTTAGGGCGCTTCTTCGATCACCACGACTTCTCGCAGTATCCGCTGGACGGTCCGTTCCCTGACGTCGGCAATCTGGGGCAAAACACCTTCCGCTCTACCACCGATCAAATTAAACGTCGCGCCAAAGAAGAGAATCTGACCTTACGTGAGATTGCTTTTCAGACCACATTACCGAGAGGCGAGTTCTTCGGCACACCTGAGCAGGTGGCGGAGACCTTTATTCGCTGGGTCGAGGAGGGGGCGGCAACCGGCTTTATCATCAGCGGGCCGGTATTGAACGAAGCGCTTGATGATATCACCCGTTTAGTGCTGCCTATTCTGGCCGATCGCGGCTATTGGCACCCTTCTACGGAGGCCAAAACGCTGCGTGAGCGTCTGGATATTCCGTTCAAATCCAATCGCTATTCGCAGAAAAACAAAATTCGCGAGTCCACGAGCATTGTGGCCAAGTAA
- a CDS encoding ABC transporter substrate-binding protein: MQEFSNTSLRTGSRLRRLVFPLLMASALTACDKPEAASASNKPAADTPHSGGTLLVAIDTDPNCLDPQQVGNNNSLNIGRQLTDSLTDQDPQTGKIVPWLATQWQVSDDNRSFSFTLRDGVTFSDGTPFNSQSVKDNLEAIVAMGARSSLASTYLKGLSSIETPDAKHVVIKFVQPNAQFLQATSTMSLGFFANSTVKATVDARCQGNLVGTGPFVLKTFVHNQKVDITRRQGYQWPSSLAQHRGDSYLDGIEYRVVPESGVRFGSLVSGQLDLNAGVTPQDEPLILAKKLPIIARTNPGLVYSLFPNQSMPLMADESVRKALNLAIDRAALQPILSRYQAPASSVLAKTTPLYQDLGSQLKYDPQAAENLLNKDGWVKGADGVRVKGGQRLRFTLTYWQSAPFIELVQQQLRKVGIDIQLDKAPIGQVIARQSSGSQEVEFYNLTRSDPDVLRTVFDAGPGGRNVNKRAANQIDSALQQSSQTLDNDKRQRLVSDAAKGLIADGDAIPLVELATVIATGNNVHGFRYDASSRFQLYDTWLSPKS; encoded by the coding sequence GTGCAAGAGTTTTCAAATACCTCTCTGCGGACGGGATCGCGACTGCGGCGGCTGGTTTTTCCATTGCTGATGGCTTCTGCGCTCACCGCCTGTGATAAACCGGAAGCAGCCTCGGCCAGCAATAAACCTGCTGCCGATACGCCGCATTCTGGCGGGACTCTGTTGGTGGCTATCGATACCGATCCTAACTGCCTGGATCCGCAGCAAGTCGGCAACAATAACTCGCTCAATATCGGGCGTCAGTTAACCGATTCCCTCACCGATCAGGACCCGCAAACCGGCAAAATCGTGCCATGGCTGGCGACCCAGTGGCAGGTCAGCGATGACAACCGCAGTTTCAGCTTTACGCTACGCGATGGCGTAACTTTCAGCGACGGCACGCCGTTTAACTCGCAGTCGGTGAAGGACAATCTAGAAGCCATCGTCGCGATGGGCGCGCGTTCTTCGCTGGCCTCGACCTATCTCAAGGGCCTGAGCAGTATTGAAACGCCGGATGCAAAACATGTGGTGATCAAATTTGTGCAGCCAAATGCGCAGTTTCTGCAGGCAACCTCGACCATGAGCCTCGGTTTCTTCGCTAACTCTACCGTGAAGGCGACGGTGGATGCGCGCTGTCAGGGTAATCTGGTGGGTACCGGTCCGTTTGTGCTCAAGACTTTTGTGCATAATCAGAAAGTCGATATTACCCGGCGTCAGGGCTACCAGTGGCCGTCGTCGCTGGCGCAGCATCGGGGCGACAGCTATCTCGACGGCATTGAGTATCGCGTGGTGCCAGAGTCTGGAGTGCGTTTCGGCAGTCTTGTCTCGGGACAGTTAGACCTCAATGCCGGTGTTACGCCTCAGGATGAGCCGCTAATTTTGGCAAAAAAATTGCCGATCATCGCGCGAACCAATCCGGGACTGGTTTACAGCCTGTTTCCGAATCAGTCGATGCCGCTAATGGCCGATGAGAGCGTGCGAAAGGCGCTGAATCTGGCCATCGACCGCGCCGCCTTGCAGCCAATTTTGTCGCGCTATCAGGCACCGGCCAGCTCGGTACTGGCGAAAACTACGCCGCTGTATCAAGACCTCGGCAGCCAGTTGAAATATGACCCACAGGCTGCTGAAAACTTGTTGAATAAAGATGGCTGGGTGAAAGGCGCGGACGGGGTGCGCGTCAAAGGTGGCCAGCGTTTGAGATTTACCCTGACTTACTGGCAATCCGCACCGTTTATCGAGTTGGTACAGCAGCAACTGAGGAAAGTCGGCATTGATATTCAGTTGGATAAAGCACCGATTGGGCAAGTGATCGCCCGGCAGTCCAGCGGTTCGCAGGAGGTGGAGTTCTATAATCTGACCCGTTCCGACCCGGATGTACTGCGCACGGTCTTCGATGCGGGTCCTGGCGGGCGTAATGTCAACAAACGGGCAGCGAATCAGATTGATAGCGCGCTACAGCAGTCAAGTCAGACGTTGGACAATGACAAGCGGCAGCGACTGGTCAGCGACGCGGCCAAAGGACTGATTGCCGACGGTGATGCCATTCCGCTGGTGGAGCTGGCGACGGTGATTGCCACTGGCAATAACGTTCACGGCTTCCGTTACGACGCTTCATCGCGTTTCCAGCTGTATGACACCTGGCTTTCACCGAAATCGTAA
- a CDS encoding ABC transporter permease, producing MTDKTWISDNPIDKINASGPRVHWLVKRVLTSLAVLWAAYTLTFLILYILPSDPVTIMLNQGEQSTVDIAQVNALKALYHLDEPFYIQYAWSIWDLLHFDLGRSIVSGDPVTRLVLQALPPTLLLALCALTVAIIVGGGLAAGVSVLPAGRLKSAFLALPSLGAALPTFWLGLLLLQAFSFSHAWFPAMGNQGWQSLVLPTLTLAVPTAAMLAQVMNRSLAEVWRRPFIDALRLKGASTAHLLWRHVLPNAAIPLLTLTGMIFGHLLAGAVVTETIFSREGLGRLAQGAVSTQDIPVVQGVVLTAAIVFVLVNFVVDLLYPLLDPRLGSLSAGGGK from the coding sequence ATGACTGACAAAACCTGGATTTCCGATAATCCAATCGACAAAATCAACGCCAGCGGGCCGCGCGTCCACTGGCTTGTCAAGCGGGTGTTGACGAGTCTTGCCGTGCTGTGGGCGGCCTATACGCTGACGTTTCTGATCCTCTACATTTTGCCGTCAGACCCCGTGACCATCATGCTCAATCAGGGAGAACAGAGCACGGTGGATATCGCGCAGGTTAACGCGCTCAAGGCGCTGTATCACCTCGATGAGCCTTTCTATATACAGTACGCGTGGTCAATTTGGGACCTGCTGCACTTTGATTTGGGGCGCTCGATTGTCAGTGGTGATCCGGTGACGCGTTTAGTGTTACAGGCATTACCGCCGACCCTGTTGCTGGCATTGTGCGCCCTTACCGTAGCAATTATTGTCGGCGGGGGATTAGCCGCCGGGGTCAGTGTATTGCCCGCTGGCCGACTTAAATCGGCATTTTTGGCATTGCCCTCTCTGGGGGCGGCGCTGCCGACTTTCTGGCTCGGTTTGCTGCTGTTGCAGGCCTTCTCTTTCAGTCATGCCTGGTTCCCGGCGATGGGCAATCAGGGATGGCAATCTCTGGTGCTGCCGACGTTAACGTTAGCCGTTCCAACGGCGGCCATGCTGGCACAGGTAATGAACCGCTCGCTGGCCGAAGTGTGGCGGCGGCCGTTTATTGACGCGCTGCGTTTAAAAGGTGCCAGCACCGCGCATTTATTATGGCGACATGTCTTGCCCAACGCGGCGATCCCGCTGCTGACGTTGACCGGCATGATTTTCGGCCATCTACTGGCTGGCGCGGTGGTCACGGAAACCATTTTTTCGCGCGAAGGACTGGGCCGACTGGCGCAGGGCGCGGTCTCGACTCAGGATATTCCGGTAGTGCAGGGCGTGGTTCTGACCGCTGCGATAGTCTTTGTGCTGGTGAACTTTGTGGTCGATCTCCTTTATCCGCTGCTCGACCCGCGTTTAGGCAGCCTCTCGGCAGGAGGTGGCAAATGA
- a CDS encoding ABC transporter permease produces the protein MSLILPGERALTSRRRLAFTLWLSLAVLLVVALWAMVPSVFSHQDPLVGDPLGALQAPSVSHWFGTDHLGRDIYSRTVYGTALTLKATLFSVAIALVVGASIGVISGYVGGRTDQLFMRIIEVLMAIPNLLLAMAIVTVLGFGTLHIAVAVGLSSVATFARLSRGEVLRSKVNLFVEAARAGGVSHLTIVRRHIIPHALAPVLSLAALELGFALLSVSALSFLGFGAPPPQPEWGLLISEGRNYIAAAWWYTTLPGLIIVFAVLATNRVAGFIQDRAEEQ, from the coding sequence ATGAGTCTTATTCTGCCTGGTGAACGGGCGCTTACCTCGCGTCGGCGTTTAGCCTTTACGCTGTGGTTGAGTCTGGCGGTATTACTGGTGGTGGCGCTGTGGGCTATGGTTCCCAGTGTGTTTAGTCATCAGGACCCACTGGTTGGCGATCCGCTTGGCGCATTGCAGGCACCTTCGGTTTCACACTGGTTTGGAACCGATCATCTGGGGCGCGATATCTACAGCCGCACGGTTTACGGAACCGCACTGACCTTGAAAGCCACACTGTTTTCAGTGGCGATAGCGTTAGTGGTTGGCGCGTCAATCGGCGTCATTTCCGGCTACGTGGGGGGGCGAACCGACCAGCTGTTTATGCGCATTATTGAGGTGCTGATGGCGATACCTAATCTGTTGCTGGCAATGGCGATTGTCACCGTTTTAGGTTTTGGGACACTGCACATTGCTGTCGCAGTAGGACTGTCATCGGTAGCCACTTTTGCCCGCCTGTCGCGAGGAGAGGTGTTACGCAGCAAGGTCAATTTGTTTGTGGAAGCCGCGCGCGCCGGAGGTGTCAGTCATCTGACTATTGTACGCCGTCACATCATTCCTCATGCGCTGGCACCGGTGCTGTCACTGGCTGCGCTGGAGCTGGGTTTTGCGCTGCTGTCAGTGTCGGCGCTGAGTTTTCTTGGCTTCGGTGCGCCACCTCCGCAGCCGGAATGGGGGTTGCTTATTTCCGAAGGCCGTAACTACATTGCGGCTGCCTGGTGGTACACCACGTTACCGGGTTTGATTATCGTGTTTGCCGTGCTGGCAACTAACCGGGTCGCTGGATTTATTCAAGACCGAGCGGAGGAACAATGA
- a CDS encoding dipeptide ABC transporter ATP-binding protein, which yields MSQTTKPVLLSVEQLSIDYALKSGEMLRAVEKLDLQLAAGEVLAIVGGSGSGKSTTASALVGLLGKQARRTEGTIRLDGEALENISQRRWQQLRGLEIGFVPQDPGQSLNPIQSIGKQMLEALTLHGVSKKRAVARVETLLNEVGLHDAHRVLHSYPHQLSGGMRQRVLLAMAMSHHPKLIIADEPTSALDVTVQKQVLDALESIVRSKGIALLLITHDLQVALERADRVMVMQHGNVVETGPAAALFNQPRHAYTRQLLQSSPAFFEVPRRPLLKNNLPLLRANQLSKRFVSSGGQSHFIAVDKVSFPVIRGGTTSLVGESGSGKSTTVRMLLGLETQDSGNIEFDGEDFSAPSRAKRLAFRRRVQVVYQNPYASLNPKMTLLEIITEPLMAFRIGCRHSQRERAEWLMDSVELPRRLLDVRPTTLSGGQRQRVAIARALAISPELVVLDEPVSALDAAVQSQILTLLDRLQRELGLSYLFISHDLAVVKQISDYVVVMQQGKVVEQAAVQQIFDHPQTDYTRQLLSHIPGRSQTTAALSAAG from the coding sequence ATGAGCCAGACAACAAAACCGGTACTGCTGTCAGTGGAACAGCTCAGTATTGACTATGCCCTCAAGAGCGGAGAAATGCTGCGGGCGGTGGAAAAACTCGATCTACAGCTGGCTGCGGGAGAAGTGTTGGCGATTGTTGGCGGCTCCGGCTCGGGCAAGTCCACGACTGCCTCGGCATTGGTCGGACTGCTGGGCAAGCAGGCACGGCGCACAGAGGGTACGATTCGGCTGGATGGCGAAGCGCTTGAGAATATTAGCCAACGGCGTTGGCAACAATTACGCGGGCTGGAAATTGGTTTTGTCCCTCAAGATCCGGGCCAGTCGCTTAACCCTATTCAGTCTATCGGCAAGCAAATGCTCGAAGCACTGACTTTGCACGGTGTCAGCAAAAAGCGGGCCGTGGCGCGGGTGGAAACTCTGTTGAATGAAGTGGGGCTGCACGATGCTCATCGTGTGTTGCACAGCTACCCACACCAACTTTCCGGCGGAATGCGCCAACGCGTACTCCTGGCGATGGCGATGAGCCATCATCCAAAACTCATTATTGCCGATGAACCGACCAGCGCTCTTGATGTGACCGTGCAAAAACAGGTGCTTGACGCGCTTGAATCCATCGTGCGCAGCAAGGGAATTGCGCTGCTGTTGATAACCCATGACTTACAGGTGGCGCTGGAGCGTGCCGATCGCGTAATGGTGATGCAGCACGGAAACGTTGTAGAAACCGGCCCCGCCGCTGCGCTGTTTAACCAGCCGCGCCATGCTTACACCCGCCAGCTGTTGCAGTCTTCACCCGCTTTTTTTGAGGTGCCGCGCCGCCCGTTGTTAAAAAATAATCTACCCTTACTGCGCGCCAACCAGCTGAGCAAGCGTTTTGTTTCCAGCGGTGGCCAAAGCCATTTTATTGCCGTGGACAAGGTTTCTTTTCCGGTCATCCGTGGCGGAACCACTAGCTTGGTGGGGGAGTCTGGCTCTGGTAAATCGACCACCGTGCGTATGTTGTTAGGGCTGGAAACTCAAGACAGCGGCAATATCGAGTTCGACGGTGAGGATTTCAGCGCCCCCAGCCGCGCCAAACGACTGGCATTTCGTCGTCGAGTGCAAGTGGTGTATCAAAATCCCTATGCGTCGCTGAATCCGAAAATGACATTGCTTGAGATTATTACTGAACCGCTGATGGCTTTTCGTATCGGCTGTCGGCACAGTCAGCGCGAAAGAGCCGAGTGGCTGATGGACAGTGTCGAGCTGCCGCGGCGATTGCTGGATGTACGCCCTACGACATTATCCGGCGGCCAGCGACAGCGGGTCGCGATTGCACGAGCGTTGGCCATTTCCCCCGAGCTGGTGGTGCTTGACGAACCTGTCTCGGCGCTTGATGCCGCAGTTCAGTCGCAAATATTAACTTTATTGGACCGTCTGCAGCGCGAGTTAGGCTTGAGTTACCTGTTTATCTCTCATGATCTGGCGGTTGTTAAACAGATCTCAGACTATGTGGTGGTTATGCAACAGGGGAAAGTCGTCGAGCAAGCAGCGGTACAGCAAATTTTTGACCATCCCCAAACCGACTACACCCGCCAACTTTTGAGTCATATTCCTGGCAGAAGTCAAACAACGGCGGCGTTAAGTGCTGCGGGTTAA
- a CDS encoding acyltransferase family protein → MLFAAQFFEKICAVFFENTISQGNCTFNSVESYAYLLFINNLADYKIVKNNSIDSVKLLFSITVVIMHGFLLDVRHPSYLTGLLTNGFFITAVPFYFIVSGYLFYKTIIKCHVKKWYVHIIRTYLIWSTVYAYTLLNIIQLTDASPSRKFYLILRAELTGVVHLWFIPSLITASLLCYLLRGVIEQKTKVVIVIIALIWLLGVALNWRLLLIHSLNCFWYKNGFFYGAPMFFLGFIFSRHETTILSRVVDFKKWITFSALLIIAESLITTSVINSLEGALANSMDMMMTTPLLSSFVFIGCMKKPGLRILNGMERLLSTFIYYSHILFLGLILWFFSAVNMPWSNLTRDMVITGFALVLIFIIGLVFKNKVRQII, encoded by the coding sequence ATGTTATTTGCGGCTCAATTTTTTGAGAAAATTTGCGCTGTATTTTTTGAGAACACCATAAGCCAAGGGAATTGCACTTTCAACTCTGTTGAGAGTTATGCCTATTTATTATTTATCAATAACCTGGCGGATTATAAAATAGTGAAAAATAACAGTATAGATAGCGTTAAGCTACTGTTCTCTATTACCGTGGTTATTATGCACGGTTTTCTTTTGGATGTTCGCCACCCAAGTTATCTAACCGGATTATTGACCAATGGTTTTTTTATAACCGCAGTGCCGTTTTATTTTATTGTCAGCGGTTATCTTTTTTATAAAACCATTATAAAATGCCATGTCAAAAAATGGTATGTTCACATCATCAGAACTTATCTGATCTGGTCAACTGTTTATGCTTATACCCTGCTAAACATCATTCAGCTAACCGACGCCAGTCCTTCCCGCAAGTTTTATCTCATTCTCAGAGCCGAGCTGACTGGTGTAGTGCATCTCTGGTTCATTCCTTCGCTGATTACGGCATCATTACTTTGTTATTTGCTCAGAGGAGTTATTGAACAAAAAACTAAAGTCGTGATAGTCATTATTGCCTTAATTTGGCTTTTAGGGGTTGCGTTAAACTGGCGACTTTTGCTGATACACAGCCTGAATTGTTTTTGGTATAAAAATGGTTTTTTTTATGGTGCTCCAATGTTTTTTCTGGGTTTTATATTTTCTCGACACGAGACAACAATACTTTCCAGAGTTGTTGATTTTAAAAAATGGATTACATTTTCAGCGTTGCTTATTATTGCCGAGTCGTTGATTACCACTTCGGTGATCAATAGCTTAGAAGGAGCACTCGCTAATTCGATGGATATGATGATGACCACGCCACTGCTATCTTCATTCGTTTTCATCGGTTGTATGAAAAAACCGGGTCTGAGGATTCTGAACGGCATGGAGCGGTTGCTGTCCACTTTTATATATTACTCGCACATATTATTCCTTGGCCTGATTCTATGGTTTTTTTCAGCAGTAAACATGCCGTGGTCAAATTTAACTCGTGATATGGTAATAACCGGATTCGCACTCGTTTTAATATTTATTATCGGCTTGGTATTTAAAAATAAAGTACGACAAATCATCTAA
- a CDS encoding MFS transporter — protein sequence MPPPSVNSDSLLQHRSFVAFWIARASSSFGFQMLTIAVSWQIYSLTGRAFDLGLIGLVQFFPSVALALVAGHVADQFDRRRVVVLAQFIEGLAIFALAALTLTQHVNEIVVLGLLFVISVAKAMEGPSLLSMLPALVPPKILPRAMAANSVAGQAAGMVGPAIGGLLYIAGAQVVYAICGLLYFISVLMVSRLRYEQAPPRRVPATFKTLFAGISFIRNRPDVLGVISLDLFAVLLGGATALLPIFAHDILHTGPWGLGILRGAPAVGALLVGFWLSRRALSRNVGMIMFAAVAGFGVATIIFALSNMLWLSILALFALGGFDMISMVIRGSLVQLDTPDDMRGRVSAVNSIFINTSNQLGEFESGMLAAWLGAVPAAAVGGIGTLVVVALWMKMFPGLRRRQRLENDPPNTEIVA from the coding sequence ATGCCTCCTCCTTCCGTTAACTCGGACTCGCTGCTGCAACACCGCTCTTTCGTCGCGTTCTGGATTGCTCGTGCCTCTTCAAGCTTTGGATTCCAAATGCTGACCATTGCGGTGAGCTGGCAGATTTATTCTCTGACCGGACGCGCATTTGACCTCGGACTGATCGGACTGGTGCAATTTTTCCCTTCCGTTGCTCTCGCGTTGGTTGCCGGACACGTTGCGGATCAGTTCGATCGCCGCCGAGTGGTTGTTTTGGCTCAGTTTATCGAAGGGTTGGCGATTTTCGCGCTTGCTGCGCTCACGCTAACTCAGCACGTCAATGAAATCGTGGTGCTCGGATTATTGTTTGTGATATCCGTTGCCAAGGCAATGGAAGGACCATCGCTGCTTTCGATGCTGCCTGCGCTAGTGCCACCAAAAATTTTGCCGCGCGCGATGGCGGCCAACAGCGTTGCCGGGCAGGCCGCGGGTATGGTGGGTCCGGCTATCGGCGGCCTGCTTTATATTGCCGGCGCGCAGGTGGTTTACGCCATTTGTGGGCTGCTTTATTTTATCTCGGTGCTGATGGTCAGCCGCCTGCGCTACGAGCAAGCACCGCCGCGCCGCGTTCCTGCGACCTTCAAAACTTTATTCGCCGGGATCAGTTTTATACGCAATCGCCCAGACGTGCTTGGGGTTATCTCGCTGGACTTGTTCGCGGTACTACTGGGGGGGGCAACGGCACTGTTGCCGATTTTTGCCCACGATATTCTGCATACCGGCCCTTGGGGATTAGGCATTCTGCGCGGAGCTCCTGCTGTTGGCGCACTGCTGGTCGGTTTTTGGTTGAGCCGACGCGCATTATCGCGCAACGTTGGCATGATCATGTTTGCCGCCGTGGCCGGATTTGGTGTGGCGACGATAATTTTCGCGTTGTCGAATATGCTGTGGCTGTCGATTCTGGCGCTGTTTGCGCTGGGCGGATTCGATATGATCAGTATGGTTATCCGTGGGTCACTGGTTCAACTTGATACCCCTGACGACATGCGCGGTCGCGTAAGCGCGGTAAATTCAATATTTATCAATACTTCCAATCAGCTCGGAGAATTTGAATCAGGGATGTTGGCAGCATGGCTAGGCGCAGTTCCTGCAGCGGCAGTCGGTGGTATAGGTACACTGGTGGTCGTAGCTCTGTGGATGAAAATGTTCCCCGGCCTGCGTCGACGCCAAAGATTGGAAAATGATCCACCAAACACTGAAATAGTCGCTTAA